A portion of the Natronococcus sp. AD-5 genome contains these proteins:
- a CDS encoding CPBP family intramembrane glutamic endopeptidase, with amino-acid sequence MSETARPGDEDPADDSFVPSLGVVPATVAMAAVLVPVRDGVGDPFVGSAAAFAVVAVVAFLARRHGALGPVPGGLAAAGSSLLVVLLSGYALNQGTSASTAVPGFGWTIPSLFLAFAAAGVSIGIAAADYAGVSGRGLLRRTQRFSTMAGLGFVGLLSMAFAAVFLSDLVTVLGSGDSELDRQLVQYLSTAVGLGSIAVAYLLWRDYGLSYIDLEVPDVRSVLWIGGGLALIFGALIGIFALMTVIGVDTAEHGTTQQVEQNPDLLIVIVPAMLLIVGPFEELLYRNVIQKSLYETFSRYGAVVVTSVIFASVHVAAYATAGAGEVLASLGVLFGLSLVLGFVYERTDNLVVPAVVHGCYNAIQMLLLFV; translated from the coding sequence ATGAGCGAGACAGCGCGACCCGGCGACGAGGATCCGGCCGACGATTCGTTCGTCCCGTCGCTCGGCGTCGTCCCCGCAACCGTCGCCATGGCCGCCGTCCTCGTCCCCGTTCGAGACGGCGTCGGCGATCCGTTCGTCGGGTCGGCGGCGGCGTTCGCAGTCGTCGCCGTCGTCGCGTTTCTCGCCCGCCGCCACGGCGCGCTCGGACCGGTTCCCGGCGGTCTGGCCGCGGCGGGCTCGAGCCTGCTCGTCGTGCTCCTGTCGGGCTACGCCCTCAACCAGGGGACGAGCGCTTCGACGGCCGTTCCCGGGTTCGGATGGACGATTCCGTCGCTCTTTCTCGCGTTCGCGGCGGCGGGCGTCTCGATCGGGATCGCCGCCGCAGACTACGCCGGCGTCTCCGGTCGCGGGCTGCTCCGTCGCACGCAACGGTTCTCGACGATGGCGGGGCTCGGATTCGTCGGACTGCTCTCGATGGCGTTCGCCGCCGTCTTCCTCTCCGATCTGGTGACGGTACTGGGGAGCGGCGACTCGGAACTCGACCGGCAACTCGTTCAGTACCTCTCGACCGCCGTCGGACTCGGCTCGATCGCAGTTGCGTACCTCCTGTGGCGCGACTACGGCCTCTCGTACATCGACCTCGAGGTGCCCGACGTGCGATCGGTCCTCTGGATCGGCGGCGGCCTGGCGCTGATCTTCGGCGCGCTCATCGGTATTTTCGCGCTCATGACCGTGATAGGCGTCGATACCGCCGAGCACGGGACCACGCAGCAGGTCGAGCAGAATCCCGATCTCCTGATCGTCATCGTCCCGGCGATGCTCCTGATCGTCGGCCCGTTCGAGGAACTGCTCTATCGCAACGTCATCCAGAAGTCCCTCTACGAGACGTTCTCGCGATACGGAGCCGTCGTCGTCACGAGCGTGATCTTCGCCAGCGTCCACGTCGCCGCGTACGCGACCGCCGGCGCCGGCGAGGTACTGGCGAGTCTCGGGGTGCTGTTCGGACTCTCGCTGGTGCTCGGATTCGTCTACGAACGGACGGATAACCTGGTCGTTCCGGCCGTCGTTCACGGCTGCTACAACGCGATCCAGATGCTGTTGCTCTTCGTCTGA
- the infB gene encoding translation initiation factor IF-2 yields the protein MSDSDTRDPTSLRTPIVAVLGHVDHGKTSLLDKIRGSAVIEGEAGAITQHIGATAVPLDVISSIAGELVDPDDFDLPGLLFIDTPGHHSFTTLRSRGGALADIAILVVDVNDGFQPQTLEALDILKRSETPFIVAANKIDTVPGWNANEDSPINATYDAQSDRVRSRLDESLYEIIGQLSDEGFSADLYWRVQNFQRNVGVVPVSAMTGEGVPDLLAVMMGLSQRYMKEEMEIDVAGPGVGTVLEVKEEKGFGKTIDIVLYDGTIRADDTIVVGGTNEPIVTDVRALLQPRPLAEIRTESRFEKVDEVSAAAGIKVAAPDLGDAIAGAPVRIVRDRDLDEVVDEVEAELASIAVDTEEEGVVVKADTLGSLEAMADALAEAEVPIVRAEVGDVAPRDVSVASTADDVKQQAILGFNVDVLDDAEHRAEIEDVRVFTDEVIYQLIEEYEEFVDELERAQQDTILENIVRPARFRILPDHTFRQNDPAVVGVEVNSGTVQNNTNVVKFEGNEPERVGQIKGIQEQGEDVDEARAGNRVSVAIDGPTVGRQIEEDDELWTEIPEKHGKILEQELASEIPGDELEALNMYLDKQRSRDPFWGK from the coding sequence ATGTCTGATTCAGATACGCGCGACCCTACATCTCTCCGAACGCCGATCGTCGCCGTCCTCGGACACGTCGATCACGGCAAGACCAGCCTCCTCGACAAGATCCGCGGCTCCGCGGTCATCGAGGGCGAAGCAGGGGCGATTACCCAGCACATCGGGGCGACGGCCGTTCCGCTGGACGTCATCTCCTCGATCGCGGGCGAACTCGTCGATCCCGACGACTTCGACCTCCCCGGCCTGTTGTTCATCGACACGCCGGGCCACCACTCCTTCACGACGCTTCGCTCCCGCGGCGGGGCGCTCGCGGACATCGCCATCCTCGTCGTCGACGTCAACGACGGCTTCCAGCCCCAAACGCTCGAGGCGCTCGACATCCTCAAGCGCTCGGAGACGCCGTTCATCGTCGCGGCGAACAAGATCGACACGGTCCCCGGCTGGAACGCCAACGAGGACTCGCCGATCAACGCGACGTACGACGCCCAGTCCGACCGCGTGCGCTCGCGCCTGGACGAGAGCCTCTACGAGATCATCGGACAACTCTCGGACGAGGGCTTCTCCGCGGACCTCTACTGGCGGGTCCAGAACTTCCAGCGCAACGTCGGCGTCGTCCCCGTCTCGGCGATGACCGGCGAGGGAGTCCCCGACCTGCTCGCGGTCATGATGGGGCTCTCCCAGCGGTACATGAAAGAGGAGATGGAGATCGACGTCGCCGGCCCCGGCGTCGGCACCGTCCTCGAGGTCAAAGAGGAGAAAGGGTTCGGGAAGACGATCGACATCGTCCTCTACGACGGGACGATCCGGGCCGACGACACGATCGTCGTCGGCGGGACGAACGAACCCATCGTCACCGACGTCCGCGCCCTGCTCCAGCCCCGCCCGCTCGCGGAGATCCGCACCGAGAGCCGCTTCGAGAAGGTCGACGAAGTGTCGGCCGCGGCCGGGATCAAGGTCGCCGCGCCCGACCTCGGGGACGCGATCGCCGGCGCTCCGGTTCGGATCGTTCGCGACCGCGATCTCGACGAGGTCGTCGACGAGGTCGAAGCCGAACTCGCGAGCATCGCCGTCGACACCGAGGAGGAAGGCGTCGTCGTCAAGGCCGACACGCTCGGCAGCCTCGAGGCGATGGCCGACGCCTTAGCGGAGGCGGAGGTCCCCATCGTTCGCGCGGAGGTCGGCGACGTCGCGCCGCGGGACGTTTCGGTCGCCTCGACCGCCGACGACGTGAAACAGCAGGCGATCCTCGGTTTCAACGTCGACGTCCTCGACGACGCCGAACACCGCGCCGAAATCGAGGACGTGCGGGTGTTCACCGACGAGGTCATCTACCAGCTGATCGAGGAGTACGAGGAGTTCGTCGACGAACTCGAGCGCGCCCAGCAGGACACGATCCTCGAGAACATCGTCCGACCCGCCCGGTTCCGGATCCTGCCCGATCACACCTTCCGGCAGAACGATCCCGCGGTCGTCGGCGTCGAGGTCAATTCCGGCACCGTCCAGAACAACACGAACGTCGTGAAGTTCGAGGGTAACGAACCCGAACGCGTCGGCCAGATCAAGGGGATCCAGGAACAGGGCGAGGACGTCGACGAGGCCCGCGCGGGCAACCGCGTCTCGGTCGCCATCGACGGCCCCACCGTCGGCCGCCAGATCGAGGAGGACGACGAGCTCTGGACCGAGATACCCGAAAAACACGGCAAGATCTTGGAGCAGGAGCTCGCGAGCGAGATCCCCGGCGACGAACTCGAGGCGCTGAACATGTACCTCGACAAGCAGCGCAGTCGAGACCCCTTCTGGGGCAAGTGA
- a CDS encoding NOB1 family endonuclease — MYVLDSSAFIHDFHTTEQTATIPLVRDELEDESAYRYDAMEGSGMHIHIPNEDTTEKVRRAAKESGDLEVLSDTDVRLVAASFELDGTLVTDDYAMQNVAEKLHVDVEVIARDGIEEQRHWLFQCQGCGREFDEEKDRCPICGSGLARKNPS; from the coding sequence ATGTACGTTCTCGACTCCTCGGCTTTTATCCACGACTTTCACACCACAGAACAGACTGCAACGATCCCCCTCGTCCGCGACGAACTCGAGGACGAGAGCGCCTATCGCTACGACGCGATGGAGGGATCGGGGATGCACATCCACATCCCGAACGAGGACACCACGGAGAAGGTCCGTCGGGCGGCCAAGGAATCCGGCGATCTCGAGGTCCTCTCGGACACCGACGTTCGGCTGGTCGCCGCGAGTTTCGAACTCGACGGGACGCTCGTCACGGACGATTACGCGATGCAAAACGTCGCCGAGAAGCTTCACGTCGACGTCGAAGTGATCGCCCGGGACGGCATCGAGGAGCAGCGCCACTGGCTGTTCCAGTGTCAGGGCTGCGGGCGGGAGTTCGACGAGGAAAAGGACCGGTGTCCGATCTGTGGCTCCGGGCTGGCCCGCAAGAATCCCTCGTAA
- a CDS encoding PRC-barrel domain-containing protein translates to MSEILAENLSGKSVMGSDGTELGMLYNITMDINSGRLHDLIIEPDEELPDRAVDFETDDVGRFLVPVNRVRAVKDYIVVQR, encoded by the coding sequence ATGAGCGAGATACTCGCTGAAAATCTCTCGGGGAAGTCCGTCATGGGTTCGGACGGGACCGAACTGGGGATGCTATACAACATCACGATGGACATCAACTCGGGGCGACTGCACGATCTCATCATCGAACCCGACGAAGAGCTACCGGACCGGGCGGTCGATTTTGAAACCGACGACGTCGGCCGATTCCTCGTTCCCGTCAACCGCGTTCGTGCGGTGAAAGACTACATCGTCGTCCAGCGCTAA
- a CDS encoding ester cyclase — protein MSVEEITAENKRLVRRVPEDVATEGNVDVIDDICAEDVIDRSPLGETRGREEFKEQIEAVRTAFGDFSATVEETVAEGDTVAMRVTLRGTHAGEFMGVEPTGREFEVANSVFTRVSDGKIAERWVLPDMFGLMQQIGAVESPPG, from the coding sequence GTGTCAGTAGAAGAAATTACGGCGGAAAACAAGCGGCTGGTACGTCGCGTGCCGGAAGACGTCGCGACCGAGGGAAACGTCGACGTCATCGACGACATCTGCGCCGAGGACGTGATCGACCGTAGCCCGCTCGGAGAGACGCGCGGCCGAGAAGAATTCAAAGAGCAGATCGAAGCCGTTCGCACGGCGTTCGGAGATTTCTCGGCGACCGTCGAGGAGACGGTCGCCGAAGGAGATACCGTCGCTATGCGGGTGACTCTGCGAGGAACCCACGCGGGCGAGTTCATGGGCGTCGAGCCGACCGGACGGGAATTCGAGGTCGCAAATTCGGTGTTCACCCGCGTGAGCGACGGAAAGATCGCCGAACGGTGGGTTTTACCCGACATGTTCGGTCTCATGCAGCAGATCGGTGCGGTAGAGTCGCCTCCCGGTTGA
- a CDS encoding glucose-6-phosphate isomerase yields the protein MDVDIGNALSSVASPGVSRESLERLDEQVADAHERIEAGMDEAEHGYAALNLPERTDPDEIRTAVEPVADAEALITVGIGGSALGAATITNALADESDTEAVYLDNVDPEWISGHLERLPLENAAINVVSRSGTTAETLANFLVVRDAFEDAGVDWTERTIVTTGESGPLRDLSNRHDLPSLKVPDGVPGRFSALSAVGMVAAAVCGHDLEALLAGAAAEAETLSGSLFDCPAYAYGATSYALDARGAGMNAMVPYAESLETYSEWFAQLWAESLGKDDLGQTPLRALGATDQHSQLQLYRAGPRDKVITFVTPRAGEDRAIPETDVEELAYLGDSTLGALLEAEFEATEASLAAAGRPNVRVELERVDEYELGGLLYGMEAACVLAGELYGVDTFEQPAVEWAKRATRGLLGGGEFEEAGAVAEKTELRVER from the coding sequence ATGGACGTCGACATCGGCAACGCGCTGTCGTCGGTCGCTTCGCCGGGGGTCTCGAGGGAGTCCCTCGAGCGGCTGGACGAGCAGGTCGCCGACGCGCACGAGCGCATCGAGGCGGGGATGGACGAGGCCGAGCACGGCTACGCCGCGTTGAACCTGCCCGAGCGAACCGACCCGGACGAGATCCGGACCGCCGTCGAGCCGGTCGCCGACGCGGAGGCGCTGATCACGGTCGGCATCGGCGGCAGCGCGCTCGGTGCGGCGACGATTACGAACGCGCTCGCGGACGAGAGCGACACCGAAGCCGTCTACCTGGACAACGTCGACCCCGAGTGGATCTCGGGCCACCTCGAGCGGCTCCCGCTCGAGAACGCCGCGATCAACGTGGTCTCGCGCTCGGGAACGACCGCGGAGACGCTGGCGAATTTCCTCGTGGTTCGCGACGCCTTCGAGGACGCCGGCGTCGACTGGACCGAGCGGACGATCGTCACCACGGGCGAGTCCGGCCCCCTGCGTGACCTCTCGAACCGCCACGACCTGCCGTCGCTGAAGGTCCCCGACGGCGTTCCGGGTCGCTTTTCGGCGCTCTCGGCGGTCGGCATGGTCGCCGCCGCGGTCTGTGGGCACGACCTCGAGGCGCTGCTCGCCGGCGCCGCCGCCGAAGCCGAGACGCTGTCCGGGTCGCTGTTCGACTGTCCGGCCTACGCCTACGGTGCGACGAGTTACGCGCTCGACGCCCGCGGCGCCGGGATGAACGCGATGGTGCCCTACGCGGAGTCGCTCGAGACCTACTCCGAGTGGTTCGCCCAGCTGTGGGCCGAGAGCCTCGGAAAGGACGACCTCGGCCAGACGCCGCTGCGCGCGCTCGGCGCGACCGACCAGCACTCCCAACTGCAACTCTATCGCGCGGGCCCGCGCGACAAGGTGATCACGTTCGTCACGCCGCGAGCGGGCGAGGACCGCGCGATCCCCGAGACGGACGTCGAGGAGCTGGCGTATCTCGGCGATTCGACCCTCGGAGCGCTACTCGAGGCCGAGTTCGAGGCGACCGAAGCCAGCCTCGCCGCGGCCGGCCGGCCGAACGTCCGGGTCGAACTCGAGCGCGTCGACGAGTACGAACTCGGCGGCCTGCTGTACGGGATGGAAGCCGCGTGCGTGCTCGCGGGCGAACTCTACGGCGTCGACACCTTCGAACAGCCGGCGGTCGAGTGGGCCAAGAGGGCGACCCGCGGCCTGCTCGGCGGCGGCGAGTTCGAGGAGGCCGGAGCCGTCGCGGAGAAGACGGAGCTTCGCGTCGAACGATAA